Proteins encoded together in one Larus michahellis chromosome 4, bLarMic1.1, whole genome shotgun sequence window:
- the ATP2C2 gene encoding calcium-transporting ATPase type 2C member 2 — protein MAVLIVVTVAFIQEYRSEKSLEELNKLVPPECNCLREGKLQHLLARELVPGDIIYLSVGDRVPADLRLIEVTDLLVDESSFTGEAEPCNKTDSVLLAAGDITTLSNVVFMGTLVRYGKGKGIVIGTGENSQFGEVFKMMQAEETPKTPLQKSMDRLGKQLTLFSFGIIGLIMLIGWLQGKHLLSMFTIGVSLAVAAIPEGLPIVVTVTLVLGVLRMAKKRVIVKKLPIVETLGCCNVICSDKTGTLTANEMTVTRLVTSDGFQAEVSGVGYNGEGNVYLLPSKEILKEFSNISVGKLVEAGCVVNNAIIRKNSVMGQPTEGALVALAMKMELADIKDIYVRKKEIPFSSEQKWMAVKCTLKSQDQEDIYFMKGAFEEVIRCCTLYNSGGISLSLTPQQKAFYQQEEKRMGSSGLRVLALASGPELGKLTFLGLVGIIDPPRAGVREAVQVLFESGVSVKMITGDALETAMAIGQNIGLCNGKLKAMSGEELDQLAEAELSSTVKNVSIFFRTSPKHKLKIIKALQRAGAVVSMTGDGVNDAVALKSADIGIAMGQAGTDVSKEAANMILVDDDFSTVMNAIEEGKGIFYNIKNFVRFQLSTSISALSLITLSTVLNLPNPLNAMQILWINIIMDGPPAQSLGVEPVDRDTIKQPPRRITDTILSKSLILKIFMSAVIIISGTLFVFWKENPKSGITPRTTTMTFTCFVFFDLFNALTCRSQTKLIFEIGFFRNRMFLYSVLGSFLGQLAVIYVPPLQKIFQTENLGVLDLLFLTGLASSVFIVSEFVKFCEKRCCQPKNKGRS, from the exons ATG GCGGTGCTCATCGTGGTCACTGTGGCCTTCATCCAG GAGTATCGCTCGGAGAAATCTCTGGAAGAACTTAACAAGCTGGTGCCCCCCGAGTGCAACTG CCTAAGGGAAGGAAAACTGCAGCATCTTCTAGCGCGAGAGCTTGTGCCTGGAGATATCATCTATCTGTCTGTTGGTGACAGGGTTCCTGCAGACCTCAGGCTGATCGAG GTTACAGATCTGCTAGTGGATGAATCCAGTTTTACTGGAGAAGCTGAGCCTTGCAACAAGACTGACAGTGTCTTACTGGCAGCAGGAGACATAACCACGCTGAGCAATGTTGTTTTCATGGGCACCCTGGTGCGATACGGGAAGGGAAAA ggCATAGTTATTGGGACAGGGGAAAACTCACAGTTTGGAGAGGTGTTCAAAATGATGCAAGCTGAAGAG ACTCCAAAAACACCGCTCCAGAAAAGCATGGACAGACTGGGGAAGCAACTCACTCTTTTCTCCTTTGGCATAATCG GTTTGATAATGCTTATTGGCTGGTTACAAGGGAAGCATCTCCTCAGCATGTTCACGATTGGAGTTAG cctggcggTGGCTGCCATCCCAGAGGGCCTTCCCATTGTGGTCACCGTAACGCTGGTGCTGGGCGTTCTCCGGATGGCCAAGAAAAGGGTGATTGTGAAGAAGCTGCCCATAGTAGAAACCTTAG GTTGCTGCAATGTCATCTGCTCGGATAAGACAGGCACTCTGACAGCCAACGAGATGACGGTGACTCGGCTGGTGACCTCGGATGGGTTCCAGGCAGAG GTCAGTGGCGTGGGCTACAATGGAGAAGGAAACGTTTATCTTCTGCCATCAAAGGAAATTCTTAAAGAATTTTCCAACATCTCGGTTGGGAAACTAGTGGAG GCTGGCTGCGTAGTCAATAATGCCATTATCAGGAAAAACAGTGTGATGGGACAGCCCACAGAAGGAGCTCTCGTTGCCCTTGCAATGAAG ATGGAACTAGCTGACATAAAAGATATTTAtgtaagaaagaaggaaattccGTTTAGCTCTGAACAGAAGTGGATGGCTGTGAAATGCACGCTGAAAAGTCAG GATCAGGAAGATATTTACTTTATGAAAGGAGCATTTGAAGAAGTGATTCGATGTTGCACTCTCTATAACAGCGGCGGCATCTCGTTATCACTTACACCCCAGCAGAAAGCCTTCtaccagcaggaagaaaaaagaatgggCTCCTCGGGCCTACGGG tACTTGCTTTGGCTTCAGGTCCAGAACTTGGCAAACTAACATTTCTAGGTCTGGTTGGAATAATTGATCCCCCGAGGGCTGGAGTGAGAGAAGCTGTTCAAGTCCTTTTTGAGTCTGGTGTATCAGTAAAGATGATAACCGGAGATGCCCTGGAAACTGCCATGGCTATAG GACAGAATATTGGTCTCTGCAATGGGAAGCTGAAAGCCATGTCTGGGGAAGAGCTGGACCAATTGGCAGAGGCAGAGCTATCATCCACTGTCAAAAAT gtttccattttcttcagaaCAAGTCCAAAGCACAAACTAAAAATCATAAAG gctttgcagagggctgGTGCCGTTGTGTCCATGACAGGAGACGGTGTTAACGATGCCGTGGCCCTTAAATCTGCCGATATCGGGATTGCAATGGGACAAGCTGGTACAGACGTCAGCAAAGAGGCTGCCAACATGATTCTTGTGGACGATGACTTCTCAACAGTAAT gAACGCAatagaagagggaaagggaatatTTTACAACATAAAAAATTTTGTCCGGTTCCAGTTGAGCAC GAGCATTTCAGCTTTGAGCCTAATTACTCTGTCAACAGTGCTCAACCTACCAAACCCACTCAATGCTATGCAGATCTTATGGATCAACATCATCATGGATGGGCCGCCAGCCCAGAG CTTGGGAGTTGAACCTGTTGATAGGGATACCATCAAACAGCCGCCCCGACGTATCACGGACACTATACTCAGCAAATCATTGATCCTGAAAATCTTCATGTCAGCTGTAATTATCATCAGTGGAACCCTCTTTGTCTTctggaaggag AATCCAAAAAGCGGCATAACTCCTCGAACCACAACAATGACTTTtacctgttttgtgttttttgacCTCTTCAATGCCCTGACGTGCCGCTCTCAG ACAAAGCTGATATTTGAAATAGGCTTTTTCCGAAACCGCATGTTCTTATATTCTGTGCTTGGGTCATTTTTGGGACAGCTGGCTGTTATATACGTCCCTCCATTACAAAAGATCTTCCAGACAGAGAACTTAGGAGTGCTAG ACCTGCTGTTTCTCACCGGACTGGCTTCCTCAGTTTTCATTGTGTCCGAGTTTGTCAAATTCTGCGAAAAACGCTGCTGCCAACCAAAGAACAAAGGGAGGTCGTGA